The Bacillota bacterium LX-D genome includes a window with the following:
- the pth gene encoding aminoacyl-tRNA hydrolase → MKLVVGLGNPGPRYETTRHNIGFITADFLADKLGVDFKAASKHQSLVAEGRWQQEKIIIAKPQTYMNLSGQAVGSLLHWYKLQPQDLIVIYDDLDLAVGRLRIRNSGSSGGQKGMGNIIQILGTEKIQRVRLGIGRPPQGWQTADYVLSGFSDNEWKILQNLLPKAAEAVLTIISDGLEKAMNNYNC, encoded by the coding sequence ATGAAACTTGTAGTTGGTTTAGGGAATCCTGGGCCGCGTTATGAAACTACACGGCATAATATTGGTTTCATTACGGCTGACTTTTTGGCAGATAAATTAGGAGTTGATTTTAAAGCAGCATCCAAGCATCAATCCCTAGTTGCTGAAGGCAGATGGCAGCAAGAAAAAATAATTATTGCCAAGCCTCAAACCTATATGAATTTAAGCGGTCAGGCAGTTGGTTCTTTACTTCATTGGTATAAGCTGCAGCCTCAAGATCTCATTGTTATTTACGACGATTTAGATTTAGCTGTAGGCAGATTACGGATTCGGAACAGTGGCAGTTCCGGCGGACAAAAAGGTATGGGCAATATTATCCAAATTCTAGGAACAGAAAAAATTCAAAGAGTTCGCCTAGGAATTGGGAGACCTCCCCAAGGCTGGCAGACTGCAGACTATGTTTTAAGCGGCTTTTCCGATAATGAATGGAAAATATTGCAAAACTTGCTGCCAAAAGCAGCGGAAGCAGTGTTGACAATAATTAGTGATGGATTAGAAAAAGCCATGAATAATTATAATTGTTAA
- a CDS encoding Ger(x)C family spore germination protein, with protein sequence MKKILTALLILVSISLGTACWDQREVDERGIVLGLGLDQSVKKAEVPSGVEGALAEPGSKFYQVTFQLVAPGQVAGKEKGGGDKLPFWNLTVTNASSIAETFNEASTRSNRAPYLEHVQIVLIGQNLAKGGLKSAFDSILRESEIRKRVPVYITPGTAKEMLDIKPKLEGVNATYLTSLQNNADYTAHFAPTITLSQLSRNLHENSTYLIPRIIAGKGEAKLNGAGLFKGDKLIGWLGGMETQGVRLVTGKFEGGNIKVQTSNKGAGGVKGNDVLELTSASSRIIPIVHGKKVSFRIEITGEGTLVEHQDPSHVLNSAHLKDTEREFNRAIEKQIKLTVQKMQQQFQGDVFGFGRRLEERHPGVWKQLKKNWPQEFAQAEVQVQAQVHIRRVGVNK encoded by the coding sequence ATGAAAAAAATATTAACAGCTCTTCTAATATTAGTAAGTATATCCTTGGGCACTGCTTGCTGGGATCAAAGGGAAGTTGATGAAAGAGGAATTGTTTTAGGATTAGGTTTAGATCAAAGCGTCAAAAAAGCTGAAGTTCCAAGTGGAGTGGAAGGGGCTTTAGCTGAGCCTGGGAGCAAATTCTACCAGGTTACTTTTCAACTTGTTGCCCCAGGCCAGGTAGCAGGCAAGGAAAAAGGCGGGGGAGATAAATTACCCTTTTGGAATTTAACAGTTACTAATGCCAGCAGTATTGCCGAAACTTTTAATGAGGCTTCTACCAGGTCAAATAGGGCTCCCTATTTGGAACATGTGCAAATTGTACTAATTGGTCAAAATTTGGCCAAAGGCGGGTTAAAAAGTGCTTTTGACTCTATTCTGCGGGAAAGCGAAATTAGAAAAAGGGTACCTGTATATATTACACCTGGTACAGCTAAAGAAATGCTGGACATTAAACCTAAATTAGAAGGAGTAAATGCCACCTATTTAACAAGTTTGCAAAACAATGCTGATTATACAGCTCATTTTGCACCTACCATTACTTTAAGCCAGCTTTCCCGTAACCTCCATGAAAATAGCACTTATTTAATCCCCAGAATAATTGCCGGCAAAGGAGAAGCAAAGCTTAATGGAGCAGGACTTTTTAAAGGAGATAAGCTCATTGGCTGGTTAGGCGGTATGGAAACCCAAGGAGTGCGTTTAGTAACAGGTAAATTTGAAGGAGGCAATATTAAAGTACAAACTTCTAATAAGGGTGCAGGCGGAGTAAAGGGCAATGATGTCCTAGAACTTACTTCAGCCAGTTCCAGAATTATACCTATTGTTCACGGAAAAAAAGTTTCCTTTAGAATAGAGATTACAGGTGAAGGGACTTTAGTTGAACACCAAGATCCCAGTCATGTGTTAAATAGTGCACATCTAAAAGATACTGAGCGGGAATTTAATCGAGCTATTGAAAAACAAATTAAATTGACTGTACAAAAAATGCAGCAGCAATTCCAGGGTGATGTTTTTGGTTTTGGCAGAAGACTAGAGGAACGCCATCCTGGGGTTTGGAAACAGCTGAAGAAAAATTGGCCTCAGGAATTTGCCCAAGCCGAAGTTCAGGTTCAAGCTCAAGTACATATTCGCCGGGTAGGGGTAAATAAATAA
- a CDS encoding endospore germination permease: protein MFTSQDKINPNQIAIALVSIMIGGGILAMPSVFAAAAARDGWLSILLAGADAALAVYCLTLLGKTFPSENILEYSSRLLGKKLGFVVGIVFLVFFLLSTAMAVRQFGDVLKIYFLEKTPLEVINLTMLFTSAYLVGHGVNSMFRVMQTFFPLLIIPIVLLLLMALPMANFKEVLPLFEQGAVPIFKGSIVGYGIFGGYSIIGFFIPYLSKAEKAVIPCLGAQALVIIIYLAMFLIALAVFGPIELSNSLFPIVDLVRLIEVPGTFIERFDIIILSIWILAVFTTVVAVYFLSATTLTHLTGLGELRCWVFLLLPFIYLIAMTPQNIDEVSTFGKVVGDFSLGLTFYIEILILLALKHIKEAKQK from the coding sequence ATGTTTACTTCCCAAGACAAAATCAATCCAAATCAAATTGCCATTGCATTAGTTTCCATTATGATTGGGGGGGGCATATTAGCAATGCCTTCGGTATTTGCTGCTGCAGCCGCTCGTGATGGTTGGCTGTCAATTTTGCTAGCAGGGGCAGACGCAGCCTTGGCAGTTTATTGTCTAACTTTACTAGGCAAGACTTTTCCTAGTGAAAATATTTTAGAATATAGCAGCCGGTTATTAGGAAAGAAACTAGGCTTTGTCGTTGGGATAGTATTTTTGGTTTTTTTCCTCCTGTCTACGGCAATGGCCGTTAGGCAATTTGGAGATGTGCTAAAAATTTACTTTTTAGAAAAAACACCTTTAGAAGTTATAAATTTAACCATGTTGTTCACTAGTGCTTATCTTGTTGGCCACGGGGTAAACTCAATGTTTCGGGTGATGCAAACCTTTTTTCCCTTACTGATTATACCAATTGTACTTTTACTATTGATGGCTTTGCCTATGGCCAATTTTAAAGAGGTATTACCACTATTTGAGCAAGGGGCTGTTCCTATCTTTAAAGGAAGTATTGTAGGATATGGTATTTTTGGAGGTTATTCTATTATAGGTTTTTTTATTCCTTATTTATCTAAAGCAGAGAAAGCTGTAATACCTTGTTTAGGAGCACAAGCTTTAGTAATTATTATTTATTTAGCTATGTTTTTGATTGCCTTAGCAGTTTTTGGCCCCATAGAGCTAAGCAATTCTTTATTCCCCATTGTAGATTTAGTTAGGTTAATTGAAGTTCCCGGTACCTTTATTGAGCGTTTTGACATTATTATTCTAAGTATTTGGATTTTAGCCGTTTTTACGACAGTTGTTGCAGTGTACTTTCTATCAGCAACTACTTTGACCCATCTTACAGGTCTGGGAGAATTACGCTGTTGGGTATTTTTACTGCTCCCTTTTATTTATTTAATAGCCATGACTCCCCAAAATATTGATGAAGTTAGCACCTTTGGAAAGGTGGTAGGTGATTTTAGTTTAGGATTGACTTTTTATATTGAAATCCTGATTTTATTAGCCTTGAAACATATTAAGGAGGCTAAGCAAAAATGA